A stretch of Arcobacter arenosus DNA encodes these proteins:
- a CDS encoding 5-oxoprolinase subunit B family protein gives MKIKIASVDSVIIYFGEFISKDISNKVKSVYSYLKSLENDSFIEIIPSYTSILIKYDILKYDISSITIFLKNELKNIKNEDFSSNKLIVVDTFYSTEVGFDLQRVALNANISIEEVIKIHSSKIYDVFTIGFLPGFAYLASVDDKIITPRLNSPRKKIPKGSVAIADSQTAVYPCDSPGGWNIIGRTTFEFFDKSLENLSPVCINTQIKFNPISKEEYIAQGGKIEF, from the coding sequence ATGAAGATAAAAATTGCTTCCGTTGATTCAGTAATAATATACTTTGGTGAGTTTATATCAAAGGATATCTCAAATAAAGTAAAATCAGTTTATAGCTATTTAAAATCTTTAGAAAATGATAGTTTTATAGAAATAATTCCCTCATACACATCTATTTTGATTAAGTATGATATTCTTAAATATGATATCTCTTCAATAACTATTTTTTTAAAAAATGAATTAAAAAATATTAAAAATGAAGACTTTTCTTCAAATAAACTTATTGTTGTAGATACTTTTTATTCTACAGAAGTGGGGTTTGATTTACAAAGAGTTGCCTTAAATGCAAATATTTCTATTGAAGAAGTTATTAAAATCCATAGCTCTAAAATTTATGATGTTTTTACAATTGGCTTTTTACCAGGTTTTGCATACTTAGCTTCAGTTGATGATAAAATCATAACTCCTAGATTAAATAGTCCAAGAAAAAAAATACCAAAAGGTAGTGTTGCAATTGCTGATTCTCAAACGGCTGTTTATCCATGCGATTCCCCTGGTGGATGGAATATTATAGGTAGAACAACATTTGAATTTTTTGATAAAAGTTTAGAAAATTTAAGTCCAGTTTGTATTAATACACAAATAAAGTTTAATCCAATATCAAAAGAAGAGTATATTGCACAAGGTGGAAAAATTGAGTTTTAA
- the dbpA gene encoding ATP-dependent RNA helicase DbpA: protein MLKKYNLSEDFLENINSLGYKKLTQIQSLSLPLSLENNDLIAQAKTGSGKTVAFCIPLVQKLDVKKYKIQSLVLAPTRELANQIAEEIRKLSRHIHNVKVLTLSGGTPFKPQVVSLEHGAHIIVGTPGRVLQHIHETKIDFGNVDTLVLDEADKMLDMGFNDDIMKIIDFIPKERQTLLFSATYEENIENLSKAILNNPKFVKTDDVHEKDIINQTFYEVEERLKTSLIPNLILQNNAKSILIFCNTKIKCEELADELYSYGIDVLTLHSNLEQRDRDETLILFSNRSYPVLIATDVASRGLHIDDVDLVINYDIPRDESVYTHRIGRTARAGKNGLAVTLFEKDEFFKVEPIKEKFEEIKFEDFKNIKTFEDYKIDSEFRSLIIIGGKKQKLRAGDILGALTAGIGLNKEDIGKINILDFVSYVAIKKEVLKKALNGLQKRKIKNKSFKVFEK from the coding sequence ATGTTAAAAAAATATAATTTATCAGAAGATTTTTTAGAAAATATTAACTCTTTAGGATATAAAAAATTAACTCAAATTCAATCTTTATCATTACCTTTATCTTTAGAAAATAATGATTTAATTGCACAAGCTAAAACTGGTTCTGGTAAAACTGTAGCCTTTTGTATCCCCCTTGTTCAAAAACTAGATGTTAAAAAATATAAAATTCAGTCTTTGGTTTTAGCACCAACTAGGGAGTTGGCAAACCAGATTGCTGAAGAGATAAGAAAACTTAGTCGTCATATTCACAATGTAAAGGTTTTGACTTTAAGTGGTGGGACACCATTTAAACCCCAAGTTGTATCTTTAGAACATGGTGCACATATAATTGTTGGAACACCTGGCCGTGTTTTACAACATATTCATGAAACAAAAATCGATTTTGGCAATGTGGATACTTTAGTTTTAGATGAAGCAGATAAGATGCTTGATATGGGTTTTAATGATGATATAATGAAAATTATAGATTTTATCCCAAAGGAAAGACAAACGCTACTTTTTTCTGCAACTTATGAAGAAAATATTGAAAACCTTTCAAAAGCTATTTTAAATAATCCAAAATTTGTTAAAACTGATGATGTTCATGAAAAAGATATCATAAATCAAACTTTTTATGAAGTTGAAGAAAGATTAAAAACTTCATTAATCCCAAATCTAATTTTACAAAATAATGCAAAATCTATTTTGATTTTTTGTAATACAAAAATAAAATGTGAAGAGTTAGCAGATGAACTTTATTCATATGGAATTGATGTTTTGACTTTACATTCAAATCTTGAACAAAGAGATAGGGATGAAACTTTAATTTTATTTTCTAATCGTTCGTATCCTGTTTTAATTGCAACTGATGTTGCTTCAAGGGGACTTCATATTGATGATGTTGATTTAGTTATAAATTATGATATTCCTAGGGATGAAAGTGTTTATACCCATAGAATTGGAAGAACAGCAAGAGCTGGGAAAAATGGTTTAGCTGTGACATTATTTGAAAAAGATGAATTTTTTAAAGTTGAGCCAATAAAAGAAAAATTTGAAGAGATTAAATTTGAAGATTTTAAGAATATTAAAACTTTTGAGGATTATAAAATTGATTCAGAATTTAGGTCTTTAATTATCATTGGTGGGAAAAAGCAAAAGCTTAGAGCAGGTGATATTCTTGGAGCCTTAACAGCAGGAATTGGTTTAAACAAAGAAGATATTGGAAAGATTAATATCTTAGATTTTGTTTCCTATGTAGCTATTAAAAAAGAGGTTTTAAAAAAAGCTTTAAATGGTCTACAAAAAAGAAAAATCAAAAATAAAAGCTTTAAAGTCTTTGAAAAATAA
- a CDS encoding TlpA family protein disulfide reductase produces the protein MKNLLFSFSLVFVALFFAACESDEAKTIVEDNRSFDELKEESSKNYTLNTTTGEKITFRIEDNKITSKQLNGKILLINFWATWCKPCEKEIPAFNELYEKYGDKFEIIGVLFEKDKDPKELADFMARFNMKFPVTIDEENFRLAKIFDDVKMVPESYVYDKDGNFVKNYIGEVDQRDLEEYLKQ, from the coding sequence ATGAAAAATTTATTATTTAGTTTTAGTTTAGTTTTTGTAGCTTTATTTTTTGCTGCTTGTGAATCAGATGAAGCAAAAACAATAGTTGAAGATAACAGAAGTTTTGATGAATTAAAAGAAGAAAGTAGTAAAAATTATACCCTTAATACAACAACTGGTGAAAAAATTACATTTCGAATTGAAGATAATAAAATAACTTCCAAACAGTTAAATGGAAAAATTTTATTAATAAATTTTTGGGCAACATGGTGTAAACCTTGTGAAAAAGAGATTCCAGCTTTTAATGAACTTTATGAGAAATATGGTGATAAATTTGAGATTATAGGTGTGTTATTTGAAAAAGATAAAGACCCAAAAGAGTTAGCAGATTTTATGGCTAGATTTAATATGAAGTTTCCTGTAACTATAGATGAAGAAAATTTTAGACTTGCAAAAATATTTGATGATGTGAAGATGGTTCCTGAATCATATGTTTATGACAAAGATGGAAATTTTGTAAAAAACTACATTGGAGAAGTTGATCAACGGGACTTAGAAGAGTATCTAAAACAGTAA
- the mltB gene encoding lytic murein transglycosylase B, translating to MKKTTIIKLILIFLLKVNLFSLETNYLHNEETSKLIKDLVKNHGFNKTYLNRLFSSVKVQKSALKYYTQEKKKDFEIKKKYHGSWDRYEKKLLNQERIDTGAKFMKKNKEALNKAYKKYGVQPEYIAAIIGIESFYGKYSGDYPVFDALATLSFEKNRRNEFFKNELKEFLILTKKNNQNPKNIYGSFAGAIGLAQFMPSNFKKLAIDFNNDGVVDLDNEEDAIGSVAKYFNKSGWDRMTPVATRVSYEGKRFDKLKTGFKYKYKRSKLKGIKPKDDNFFYPRKVHLIKLNRYKFDELWYGTKNFYVITRYNRSNYYAMAVYKLAKKLRKAYRKKSV from the coding sequence ATGAAAAAAACTACAATAATAAAATTAATTCTTATTTTTCTTTTAAAAGTAAATCTTTTCTCTTTAGAAACTAATTATTTACATAATGAAGAAACCTCAAAACTAATAAAAGATTTGGTTAAAAACCATGGTTTTAATAAAACTTATTTAAATAGATTATTTTCAAGTGTAAAAGTTCAAAAATCTGCATTAAAATATTATACACAAGAGAAGAAAAAAGATTTTGAGATTAAAAAGAAGTATCATGGAAGTTGGGATAGATATGAAAAAAAACTTTTAAACCAAGAAAGAATTGATACAGGTGCTAAATTTATGAAAAAGAATAAAGAAGCACTTAACAAAGCTTATAAAAAGTATGGTGTTCAACCAGAATATATAGCTGCGATAATTGGAATTGAAAGTTTTTATGGGAAGTATAGTGGTGATTATCCAGTATTTGATGCATTAGCTACATTAAGTTTTGAAAAAAATAGAAGAAATGAATTTTTCAAAAATGAATTAAAAGAGTTTTTAATTTTAACAAAGAAAAACAATCAAAATCCAAAAAATATATATGGTTCTTTTGCTGGTGCAATTGGTCTGGCACAATTTATGCCAAGTAATTTTAAAAAACTTGCAATCGATTTCAATAATGATGGAGTTGTAGATTTAGATAATGAAGAGGATGCAATAGGTAGTGTTGCAAAGTATTTTAATAAGTCAGGTTGGGACAGAATGACTCCTGTTGCAACTAGAGTAAGTTATGAGGGGAAGAGATTTGATAAATTAAAGACGGGATTTAAATATAAATACAAGCGTTCAAAACTAAAAGGGATAAAACCTAAAGATGATAATTTTTTTTATCCAAGAAAAGTTCATTTAATAAAGCTAAATCGTTATAAATTTGATGAACTTTGGTATGGGACTAAAAATTTTTATGTTATTACAAGATATAACCGTAGTAATTATTATGCCATGGCAGTTTACAAATTAGCTAAAAAATTAAGAAAGGCTTATAGAAAAAAAAGTGTATAA
- a CDS encoding 5-oxoprolinase subunit PxpA → MVRLNCDMGESFGVWKMGKDEEIIPYIHLANLACGFHASDAVTMNRSVELAKKYNVTIGAHASYNDLLGFGRRSIPCSLEEIKSIVLYQLGALNAFCKSHGTYVSYVKPHGALYNDMMKDENIFKAVLSAISSYDKNIKLMILSKQDNEAYAYTAKMYGIELIYEIFADRNYNDDGTLVSRVNPNSIIEDELDVLQRMKNLIDNGYINSINGNKLFLKVDTICVHGDGNNALNFIRALQKVIN, encoded by the coding sequence ATGGTTAGATTAAATTGTGATATGGGTGAGAGTTTTGGAGTTTGGAAAATGGGAAAAGATGAAGAGATAATCCCTTATATTCATCTTGCTAATTTAGCTTGTGGCTTTCATGCTTCAGATGCAGTTACAATGAATCGATCAGTAGAACTTGCAAAAAAATATAATGTAACAATAGGAGCACACGCCTCTTATAATGATTTATTAGGTTTTGGAAGAAGAAGTATCCCTTGTTCTTTAGAGGAGATTAAATCTATTGTTTTATATCAATTAGGTGCATTAAATGCTTTTTGTAAATCCCATGGCACTTATGTATCTTATGTAAAGCCCCATGGAGCTTTATATAATGATATGATGAAAGATGAAAATATTTTTAAAGCAGTTCTTAGTGCCATATCTTCTTATGATAAGAATATAAAGTTAATGATTCTTTCTAAACAAGATAATGAAGCCTATGCTTATACTGCAAAAATGTATGGGATAGAATTAATCTATGAAATATTTGCAGATAGAAATTATAATGATGATGGAACTTTAGTTTCAAGGGTAAATCCAAATAGTATAATTGAAGATGAATTAGATGTATTACAAAGGATGAAAAATCTAATCGACAATGGTTATATTAATAGTATAAATGGAAACAAACTTTTTTTAAAAGTAGATACTATCTGTGTTCATGGTGATGGAAATAATGCCTTAAATTTCATAAGGGCATTACAAAAAGTAATTAATTAA
- a CDS encoding peptidylprolyl isomerase, which yields MATATARHLLVESEELCNELKQRIANGEDFGALAQEFSQCPSGANGGDLGRFSQGQMVPEFDTVVFNEAVNVVHGPVKTDFGYHLLETTSRED from the coding sequence ATGGCAACAGCAACAGCAAGACACTTACTAGTTGAATCAGAAGAGTTATGTAATGAACTTAAACAAAGAATAGCAAATGGTGAAGACTTTGGTGCATTAGCACAAGAATTTTCTCAATGTCCATCGGGAGCAAATGGTGGAGATTTAGGAAGATTTTCTCAAGGTCAAATGGTTCCTGAATTTGATACAGTTGTATTTAATGAAGCAGTAAATGTAGTTCATGGACCAGTTAAAACTGATTTTGGATACCATTTATTAGAAACTACATCAAGAGAAGACTAA
- a CDS encoding biotin-dependent carboxyltransferase family protein yields the protein MSFKVLNSAFLTLIQDSGRFSYSHLGVTNSGFMDEYAAFACNKLLDNDIKGNLLEISFPNLHLEATKDTTLAFTGAFCELFINDEQKNTWCSHQVKKGDSIRIGSFKSGQRVYLGVKNGFILKKEFGSFSTTLKEGFGKILEKNSILDFEEFKGTKTKKWHKNYLPQYGNDLTLRVILSYQEDTFSNEAKELFFNNKYKITSDFNRMACKLDGKEIKSNINGVISEAISYGSIQIPNDGKPIILLKEAQTIGGYPKIGSVLSIDCFKLAQMKIGGTVNFKEISINQAQEKLKKFYSTFLS from the coding sequence TTGAGTTTTAAGGTTTTAAATTCAGCTTTTTTGACTTTAATTCAAGATAGTGGAAGATTTTCATATTCCCATTTAGGGGTAACAAATTCAGGCTTTATGGATGAATATGCTGCCTTTGCATGTAATAAACTTTTAGATAATGATATAAAAGGAAATTTATTAGAAATCTCTTTTCCCAATTTACATTTAGAAGCTACAAAAGATACAACTCTTGCCTTTACTGGTGCTTTTTGTGAGTTATTTATAAATGATGAGCAAAAAAATACTTGGTGTAGTCATCAAGTAAAAAAGGGCGATAGTATAAGAATAGGAAGCTTTAAAAGTGGACAGAGAGTTTATTTAGGTGTTAAAAATGGATTTATTCTAAAAAAAGAGTTTGGTAGTTTTTCTACAACATTAAAAGAGGGATTTGGAAAAATACTTGAGAAAAATTCTATTTTAGATTTTGAAGAATTTAAAGGGACAAAAACCAAAAAATGGCATAAAAATTATTTGCCACAATATGGTAATGATTTGACTCTTAGGGTTATTCTTTCTTATCAAGAAGATACCTTTTCAAATGAAGCAAAAGAGCTTTTTTTTAATAATAAATATAAAATTACATCTGATTTTAATAGAATGGCTTGTAAATTAGATGGAAAAGAGATAAAGTCAAATATTAATGGCGTTATCTCAGAAGCAATAAGTTATGGCTCTATACAAATACCAAATGATGGTAAACCTATAATTTTATTAAAAGAGGCTCAAACAATTGGTGGTTATCCAAAAATAGGTAGTGTTTTAAGTATTGATTGTTTTAAGCTTGCACAAATGAAGATTGGCGGAACTGTTAACTTTAAAGAGATATCAATAAATCAAGCCCAAGAAAAATTAAAAAAATTTTATTCTACTTTTCTTTCTTAG
- a CDS encoding diguanylate cyclase gives MKTKLKEITDSTINELLKNEIILPSIYFQCFDKHAKTSEVDVHENSFEKELSDLIIDEFNAINNYVNEAITTIDVASGLTLDAQKAIKENNTLLLKNLYNQIGDLRKELELITDNIYKDYLTKVNNKKWLYHKYLTKDAKFKDDALITLIDVSDYEYISSTYNKLISNNLLIYISNYLKEKLKEEGLDFEITRYLSNKFIITFNEEDIVSIASLIDNISNILFGTTLKSNSGIIIKPTFEFSMAKVKKDESFHEILANLIKTIEAKKEK, from the coding sequence ATGAAAACTAAGCTAAAAGAAATTACTGATTCAACAATTAATGAACTTCTTAAAAATGAGATTATACTACCATCTATTTATTTTCAGTGTTTTGATAAACATGCAAAAACTTCCGAAGTTGATGTGCATGAAAATAGCTTTGAAAAAGAATTAAGTGATTTAATAATAGACGAATTTAATGCAATAAATAATTATGTGAATGAAGCAATCACTACTATTGATGTAGCAAGTGGTTTAACACTTGATGCACAGAAAGCAATTAAAGAGAACAATACCCTACTTTTAAAAAATCTATATAATCAAATTGGTGATTTAAGAAAAGAATTAGAATTAATCACTGATAATATATATAAAGATTATTTAACAAAGGTTAATAATAAAAAATGGTTATACCATAAATACTTAACAAAAGATGCTAAGTTTAAAGATGATGCACTTATAACTTTAATAGATGTTTCTGATTATGAATATATTTCAAGCACTTATAATAAACTAATTTCAAACAATTTATTGATTTATATTTCTAATTATTTAAAAGAGAAACTAAAAGAAGAAGGTTTAGACTTTGAAATTACAAGGTATCTTTCTAATAAATTTATAATCACTTTTAATGAAGAGGATATTGTATCTATTGCTTCTTTAATTGATAATATTTCAAATATTCTTTTTGGTACCACTTTAAAAAGTAACTCTGGGATTATTATAAAGCCTACTTTTGAATTTTCTATGGCAAAGGTGAAAAAAGATGAAAGTTTTCATGAGATTTTAGCAAATCTTATAAAAACTATTGAAGCTAAGAAAGAAAAGTAG
- a CDS encoding DedA family protein: MEEIIKDWGYLALFLYSFGGGFVGLVVAGVLSFAGDLNLFVCMLVAGTSNFIGDQFLFYMARSNKAYAKDTMKKFGRKVALAHLWMRKYGSTVVFFQKYIYGIKTLIPLAMGLTKYSFQKFTIYNIFASAIWAIVIGYASFMMGEVLLTYAEEYKYYGVGVILLLVFGISYYVKKI; this comes from the coding sequence TTGGAAGAAATTATCAAAGACTGGGGTTATTTGGCCTTGTTTTTATATTCATTTGGTGGAGGATTTGTAGGACTTGTTGTTGCAGGTGTTTTATCTTTTGCTGGGGATTTAAATCTATTTGTTTGTATGCTTGTTGCAGGTACTTCAAATTTTATTGGTGATCAATTTTTATTTTATATGGCAAGAAGTAATAAAGCTTATGCAAAAGATACTATGAAAAAATTTGGAAGAAAAGTTGCCCTTGCTCATTTATGGATGAGAAAATATGGTTCAACTGTTGTATTTTTCCAAAAATATATTTATGGAATTAAGACATTAATTCCTTTGGCAATGGGACTAACAAAGTACTCATTTCAAAAGTTTACAATCTATAATATATTTGCTTCTGCTATTTGGGCAATTGTTATTGGATATGCTAGTTTTATGATGGGAGAAGTATTACTAACTTATGCAGAAGAGTATAAATATTATGGTGTTGGTGTAATATTGCTTCTAGTTTTTGGTATCTCATATTATGTTAAAAAAATATAA
- a CDS encoding PhoH family protein, whose protein sequence is MKDKVYVIDTNIILQNVQNLNRLSDNNTNTIVIPETVLLELEDKKKLTNELGYYSREFARLLANMKIKEVDYKLGFKVVKLYNNEMMLHIISKDKYESEIEQIHISESNDKRIIEVAAIAQDYYKGAQTLFLSLDVYARTFALFKGIKAETLHDDKSTVPKFEFLKKISLDSSVFNSLDGADIKKFDEEYSNENFCYSFESEDGNSTYGIIINERIQLLNESDFKALQVKPVNLKQKLFMKAILSDMFELMVIDAKAGSGKTLMSIVSAMRLIDLGHYDKIVYVRNSIESLDKGADVGYLAGNEEKFRIYNMALYDTLEFVAKKQLKKSENRENKESIDSKIAELTSRYCIETLWPGEARGRTLSEAIVIMDEWQNSSEKTTQLILSRLDESCMAIVIGSNRQIDNLYLNKYNNGLTTLLKQTREKHPEISMFAIELEKAVRGKFAEFTERIFEKKRN, encoded by the coding sequence ATGAAAGATAAAGTATATGTAATCGATACTAATATTATCCTGCAAAACGTTCAAAACTTGAACAGATTATCTGACAATAACACAAACACCATTGTAATACCTGAAACAGTTTTATTAGAATTAGAGGACAAAAAGAAACTGACAAATGAGTTAGGTTATTATTCTAGAGAGTTCGCTCGTTTACTTGCTAATATGAAAATCAAAGAGGTTGACTATAAATTAGGCTTTAAAGTTGTAAAACTTTATAATAATGAGATGATGTTACATATTATCTCTAAAGATAAATATGAATCAGAAATTGAACAAATTCATATTAGTGAAAGCAATGATAAGCGAATTATTGAAGTTGCAGCAATTGCCCAAGATTATTATAAAGGTGCTCAAACACTATTTTTATCCCTTGATGTTTATGCAAGAACCTTTGCACTTTTTAAAGGTATAAAAGCAGAAACTCTACATGATGATAAATCAACAGTACCAAAATTTGAATTCTTGAAAAAAATAAGTTTAGATTCAAGTGTATTTAACTCCCTTGATGGGGCTGATATTAAAAAATTTGATGAAGAATATTCAAATGAAAACTTTTGTTATTCATTTGAAAGTGAAGATGGAAATTCTACTTATGGAATTATTATAAATGAGAGAATCCAACTTCTAAATGAATCTGATTTTAAAGCATTACAAGTAAAACCAGTAAATCTAAAACAAAAACTTTTTATGAAAGCAATTTTAAGTGATATGTTTGAATTAATGGTTATAGATGCAAAAGCAGGGTCAGGTAAAACTCTTATGTCAATCGTAAGTGCAATGAGATTGATTGACTTAGGACATTATGACAAAATAGTTTATGTAAGAAACTCTATTGAATCTCTTGACAAAGGTGCTGATGTTGGTTATTTAGCTGGAAATGAAGAAAAATTTAGAATCTATAATATGGCTTTATATGATACTTTAGAATTTGTAGCAAAAAAACAACTTAAAAAAAGTGAAAATAGAGAAAACAAAGAATCAATTGATTCAAAAATTGCTGAACTTACTTCAAGATACTGTATTGAAACATTATGGCCAGGGGAAGCAAGGGGTAGAACTTTATCTGAAGCAATTGTCATTATGGATGAGTGGCAAAACTCATCGGAAAAAACTACACAACTTATTTTAAGTAGACTTGATGAGTCTTGTATGGCAATTGTTATTGGTTCAAATAGGCAAATTGATAACTTGTATTTAAATAAATACAATAATGGTCTAACTACACTTCTAAAACAAACAAGGGAAAAACATCCTGAAATTTCAATGTTTGCTATTGAATTAGAAAAAGCAGTTAGAGGTAAATTTGCAGAATTTACAGAAAGAATTTTCGAAAAGAAAAGAAACTAA
- a CDS encoding EAL domain-containing protein has protein sequence MKDINALYGFKNGDYILSQLLALLKNKIKKDLLKYLETKVCIDIKNTHVDVFTLTIFKELDEMDILEVKNIIFHNIITAQYKLLHSDIQIDLDVTIGCSKGLDKDLQIYAEKALHNAKMNYIHFMYYDSKLYRNHFENAELLTTLQNNIKEKKVEPFFQPIMDNKTSEIVKYEALMRLYDQKGNVLLPQVFLSKARKYRLFNKLMEILIIKVINYIKEYKIHVNINLDYNDILNPAMKNLIINNIKDNDVGSYLTIEILESSKISNFYLVNDFINDLKAFDVKIAIDDFGSGFSNYEHILNINTDYIKLDGSLIKKIDEDIYYNLVKSITLFCKEQNIKIVAEFVGDLKTLRYVKSLNIHYSQGYYIGKPVEINEILKRENNEN, from the coding sequence ATGAAAGATATAAATGCACTATATGGATTTAAAAATGGGGACTATATTCTTTCACAATTATTAGCTTTACTGAAAAATAAAATAAAAAAAGACCTATTAAAATATCTTGAAACAAAAGTTTGTATAGATATTAAAAATACTCATGTAGATGTTTTTACCTTAACAATTTTCAAAGAACTCGATGAAATGGATATATTAGAGGTTAAAAACATTATATTTCATAACATCATAACTGCACAATACAAACTTTTACACTCTGATATTCAAATTGATTTAGATGTTACAATTGGTTGCTCAAAAGGCCTGGATAAAGATTTACAAATTTACGCAGAAAAAGCATTACATAATGCAAAAATGAACTATATTCATTTTATGTATTATGACTCAAAACTTTATAGAAATCACTTTGAAAATGCTGAGTTACTAACAACATTACAAAACAATATAAAAGAAAAAAAGGTTGAACCATTTTTCCAACCAATTATGGACAACAAAACATCTGAAATTGTTAAATATGAAGCGCTAATGAGACTTTATGACCAAAAAGGGAATGTTTTATTACCACAAGTATTTTTGAGTAAAGCTAGAAAATATAGATTATTTAATAAATTAATGGAAATTCTTATTATAAAAGTTATAAATTATATAAAAGAATATAAAATTCACGTAAATATAAACTTAGATTACAATGACATTCTTAATCCTGCAATGAAAAACTTAATTATTAATAATATTAAAGATAATGATGTTGGAAGTTATTTAACAATTGAGATATTAGAAAGTAGCAAAATAAGCAATTTTTATTTAGTTAATGATTTTATCAATGACTTAAAAGCATTTGATGTAAAAATTGCCATAGATGACTTTGGTTCAGGATTTTCAAACTATGAACATATTTTAAATATTAATACTGATTATATTAAACTTGATGGAAGTTTGATAAAAAAAATTGATGAAGATATTTATTATAACCTTGTTAAAAGTATCACACTATTTTGTAAGGAACAAAATATTAAGATTGTCGCAGAGTTTGTAGGTGATTTAAAAACATTGAGATATGTAAAATCATTGAATATTCACTATTCACAAGGTTATTACATTGGAAAACCTGTTGAAATTAATGAGATTTTAAAGAGAGAAAACAATGAAAACTAA
- a CDS encoding FeoB-associated Cys-rich membrane protein: MEDLIIYAVVIFSLVYIISKTFGKKGGCGCGGDGSCSKK; this comes from the coding sequence ATGGAAGATTTAATCATTTATGCAGTTGTAATTTTTTCTTTAGTTTATATTATTTCAAAAACTTTTGGTAAAAAAGGTGGTTGTGGATGTGGCGGAGATGGAAGTTGTTCTAAAAAATAG
- a CDS encoding class I SAM-dependent methyltransferase, with amino-acid sequence MLEILNILKKELSTQNTVTFQVLNPDNYNNKAIGENIKILDEYYIFRDYKSWVDLSEKLFCKMLTPIIVDENIVQIRFKKLNTNDSFHNEDDSREKYGIKSSFSKINKNEEPEIFYTYLQALKNVKVEKRVRILNLGVNSGEEFELIKEYCENFKDLELVGIDYSQSAIETAKEKFKDDKNTKFFVHDINSLDELSLGTFDLIITIGTLQSCNSNFKELFMKIIQHYLKKDGSVILGFPNCRWLEGKPIYGAKAPNYSFSEMSILYNDVVFCKKYLQQKKFRVTITGKYYIFLTATSIRK; translated from the coding sequence ATGCTAGAGATCTTAAATATTTTAAAAAAAGAGTTAAGTACCCAAAATACAGTTACTTTCCAAGTTTTGAATCCTGATAATTATAATAATAAAGCCATTGGAGAAAATATTAAAATTTTAGATGAATATTATATATTTAGAGATTATAAATCATGGGTAGATTTATCTGAAAAGCTTTTTTGTAAAATGTTAACTCCTATTATTGTGGATGAAAATATAGTTCAAATAAGATTTAAAAAATTAAATACAAATGACTCTTTTCATAATGAAGATGATAGCAGAGAAAAATATGGAATAAAATCTTCATTTTCAAAAATAAATAAAAATGAAGAGCCAGAGATTTTTTATACATATTTACAAGCACTAAAAAATGTAAAAGTAGAAAAAAGAGTTAGAATCTTAAATCTTGGTGTAAATTCAGGGGAAGAGTTTGAACTTATAAAAGAGTATTGTGAAAACTTTAAAGATTTAGAATTAGTTGGAATAGATTATTCCCAATCAGCCATAGAAACTGCAAAAGAAAAATTTAAAGATGATAAAAATACTAAGTTTTTTGTTCATGATATTAATAGTTTAGATGAGCTTTCTTTAGGAACTTTTGACTTAATCATTACAATTGGGACTTTACAAAGTTGCAACTCAAATTTTAAAGAATTATTTATGAAAATCATACAACACTATTTAAAAAAAGATGGTTCAGTAATACTTGGGTTTCCAAATTGTAGATGGCTTGAGGGTAAACCTATTTATGGTGCAAAAGCCCCAAACTATAGCTTTTCAGAGATGAGTATATTATATAATGATGTTGTTTTTTGTAAAAAATACTTACAACAAAAAAAATTTAGAGTAACAATCACAGGTAAATATTATATTTTTTTAACGGCAACTAGTATTAGAAAATAA